The following DNA comes from Mya arenaria isolate MELC-2E11 chromosome 11, ASM2691426v1.
ACCATtcaagggactagacaccagatgacaaaattgcaagaaaaaaagaagaatgtcaaaaacttaaataaaattgagaTCGTTGAACAAATCTTACAAACAATTCgatatttccttaaaaaatgtgacggtatatttatctgtactcatcatgtgactttcacatgctaaaaaTACACACTGCTTGGCTTCCCCAAAGAAAAGACATTGCAAGGAAGCCGAATACTGCTGCAAAACAATGTGGACACAAAGCCCTACAGATCAACATTGATGAAATTTATCAATGGAAACTTTTGGGAGAGGTTTACACTGCTGAAAATGAAAGCAAGTTTCAAAAATGCTTATTGACAATAAAGTGTGTGAAACGATCACATGACTTGAAAGGTGTTCGGAAAAAAcattccatgttttttttaaactggaaTACCAGGCCGCATGTTGACAAAAATTGATGCTACAAGAATAATAACCCTAACCCATCATGCGTTACAGTATATTTAAACGGGGAAGCGACATGATTATTGCGTTTTTTTATcctgtaaaatgatgtattattggcctcattctagctcgcattgacaattctaggcttgttttggggaaatactgtatttgccgatttggGGACCATGTGGTggctagtccctttaatgtttAGGCCTAAGAATAGAATGTTACATTTTACCATATATTACtatgaaacatgttttacaCAGAACTGAATGatacaatgataataaaaaaatacatatataaattgcttatatgaaatgaatacaatttaaacacacaTTATACGATcacaatataatgcattttgaaaaaatgtagaTTTCAAGTAATAACAGCACAGGATAAAGCTTCTGGTGGCccattttattgcatttgaaaaaaaagaacaacgAACAAAGACTCTTTAAATAAGAACACACATAAAATAAGTTTCTATATAACAAATCTATTAATTTCTCTGATACATGCATGTTCCTGCTATTGCCTCATAAACTCTTTATTTCCATCCAATGGCCATCCAAGTACACCAATGCCAGGCTACTGATGTAATAAAACCAGTCAACaaaagtagttaaaggttaaataatacatttttagaGTGTTGGGCCTTGCAACACATTCAGGTGTTGTATCATTGGTAACATGATTGTTATccaagtttcatgtaaatattttgatcattatttttattttataaaaatgttttttcttaaaattaaagttCTTGCATGTATCCTAAAGTGAGATAACACAACTCACAATATAAAGGATTTGTTTCCTTTTATAAACAGACTAGTTTAGGGTATatcagattaaaaaaatatttctataatttgGGGGTTCCAACAGATGATAAATGACAATCCTAAAAAATGGCTGGGGGTATGTctgagtatgagggattcattCCCAAAGCAGGGTAAAGAGGCTAAGACAGCTTTTTAGAATGTTTCCAAAGTCAttcatattcatttcaaggtacttcatactgtttttgatgcaaatgtccAAGCAAGAACAATCTACAATGGTCTAAATTTAAAAGCTTGCAATCCTGATTTCAGGATTTAACCTTTTCCTGAACTTTAACCCTCTGATGATTGCTCTAGCAATACGTAACAGTTTTACAATGGACATTTCCTGTCACGTTTCACCTTCCTGATTTTGCAGGGAGATCTGTAGCGAGAGTTGTCTATCAAATTCGTCCACAAAATCGGGGTTCACCTCCCTCAGTTTGATCAAGAAAGTGTTCTTGTCAGCATGTGACCAAGTGTCAAACCACTGTTTAAATAGTTTGATCTGACACTTGAAGATGTTGGGAGGTTTGTCCTGTACGTTCATTGTCTGGAGAGAGTCGAACAGCGAGTCAAGGTGACACGGGATCGCTTTGTCCAGCAGCTCTTTGAGAAAGTCCCGCTGCTGCAGGTGCGACCATTCtggaaaattaaaaatgtaaatcattttgttttagctGATATGGCTAAGTGTCatattaagcaaaatatttttgtatgttattcTACAGTTAGTGTACAGATATTCGAGAGCTTACATTCGCATTCTTGATAGCCTCTAAAAAACCAAGATAGTAATCTACCAAACCTTGTGGGTATATGTAGGTTCACACACATTTTGATTTGGTGTGTTGTATTAATATTATGAGATTTAAGTATTGAAAGACTTCTCTGACTACTTcaatgatgatgaaaaacatactgTTTAATATACCAGTATATATATGGGAAAGTCATGCCAAAGCtatgttttcaaaacttgacatttatgaTTTCTGTAAAACAATACCTGAAAACCAGTGAACAACACACtgtatttctttttctgttGGTGTGAAGGacatcacaataaaccattgaCCATAACAAGTTTGCACAAGAGACctgaataaaaattaaaaaggctaattaaataagaaatgacAATGAACTAAAGATGTAGGCATTTTGTGAGATaactaattaaataaaaaaaaacaaagaattattatcattatgtaTCTATAATGACCATCAtatcataaacatgtatatataacaaaaattaataacaaatcaTAACCGTTACAtaatttatgcaccagtcaattgtaaccacggcccccccaggtccgggggtataccggggatagccgggaaaaaagggccgtgtttttactttccaggtgcccccgcagggccgggtgaccgccgtggttttgtcatagccaaatttagcggagattgggccttatatagagtctctggggtgagggggcatttggccggggtttaaccatcagtttgtccccgcagggcggggattttgcccggggttggctggaccgaaagtcaaggTCCCGGCTATTCcacggacctgggggggggggggggcgtggttacaattgactagtgcattagaGTCATTGCATGCTTATTCATTTTGCCAccatcatttaaatgtataaatacttTTTGCATGGTGTGGTCCAACAGACGTAACCAGATTAACAGCTAGTCAACATACACATCAACATAGTGTTAAAACCTACTATATAGCTACAGATAGTGTCTTTttgacaattaaaacaaatatcaaaatgtatcaaaatgtttCCCTAATGCTTAAGGCAATGGGtgcaaaagactcgttgacggccatttggGTGGACAAATTTCTATGGCAAAATCCATGGCCACCTTTCAGCCTTATAACAAATGTACAAGTTAAATGtaccagagttgcattctatgTCAGTGGTATGAGTGCACCAAGGCACCTGCAAAGACCACTAGCagatcgggggggggggggggggggggctatccCAGGTATACCCTGGGACCtgacaattgactggtgcataatattaCCTATGTTTTCctgtttctatttatatcagtaaatgtacatgtaaaccaCTATTGACTAGGAGTAGGAACATGTAATAGACTAataccaaacattttattatacatgtacataggtctctaacggtccgctgtaggcggatgtgcgttcataatattccgtataaaacggaagtacgttcgtagtacgtatgttaacttggtaatatgcaaattagcaaagccggGGATCTGtaagaatagagaagttagtgtatataaagaccagtggacctcttcagggtcgagcatgcttttccatgaagggatctgctggtgtttgtttggctcgcacgttacaaatggtggcagcggtgggataatgacaactgccagaacggagttgccttacccataacTTAAGATTCCCAGTCTAAGACTCGGGACGAATCTTCttggaggggaaagtaatgtaacggtccgctgtaggcggatgtgcgttcataatattccgtataaaacggaagtacgttcgtagtacgtatgtttacttggtaatatgcaaattagcaaagcccgggatctgtaagaatagagaagttagtgtatataaagacaagtggaccccttcagggtcgagcatgcttttccctgaagggatctgttgccagtgttggtgtttcattgacgtcgcacgttacagaCCTGTCCTCgtttatattcaatgattgtaatGAGAAAGCTTTTAATAGgccaatatatttgaaacagtgAGCTATAAAATCAGTTAGAACAAAAGCCAAAACAACcattattgaattaaaactaaaaaaaacttacGCAGgtttgaacaaaaatgaaataaaagagcTAATGTGGCGGACAACAGTTCCTAAAGAAAACTGTTGAGTATTGTCTGCTACCTTCGAAATGGCAGAACGTGGGACAGTCACAAAACGTTCTCGTCTcggtaaaaataagaaaaaggcGTGGAGAAAAGTTGATATTAATGATGTAGAGGAAGCTTTAGAAGACGAGAGACTACAGGAAAGAACCGGGTATGTGTCAATCCTTTAACCTTTTGTTCTCTTGAAAGTTGATTATTACTTCGGATACTCGAAACATTTCGGATAACAAACGAGTTAAAGCCCTTTCACTAATGTATGCATATACAAATGTAGAGTGTTCGAAACCTTACAAATTGtcagttttaaaaaatctttatcTTAAATGAAAAAGTGGCAAATGAGAAATGCATGTGAACTGTGATTTGCTATTCCATGACTTTTCAGACTCGCGCGTACTGTAGTTTACCCCTAACAAGTATAAACCATTCTAAGCCATCacaatattttaatcatatatgcTTTTATCAGTATCTTTCGATTACATGTTTgtgtaataattgttttatcaaaaaaatagatattttatggaaataaaagtatacattaaaaaacaattatgtcatttatttgtatcactatttttagtttttttacatgtaatgtatGAGCTAATAAATATGGAATGgattttttcttttgaaagtgACTTTTGATAAGTTATTTCTCTAAAGTTGCATTAAATAGTGAAGAATTTCTAAATCTATGATTAACACTGTTTTCTAGCTAATATGTAAGGGTTCATGTGTGCTTGACCATGAATAATAGATGTATGGAAGTATTGccatattaaaatcataaaaaaaacatattgactGTACTTGGTGCATTGGCCAATCGAGACCCTCAATGTAATTTcaagtgtttatttttgcattacTTATGCCAAGGGTGAACCACAATATATGCTGACCTTCACTGTAACACTTTCTCTAGGACAGAATCAATGCtgtgaaaatcatttttaaatgcaaaggATATGCCATTGCAATTAATTATTTCTGTACTCAAATGTGTTTCCATTTGTGTTGTAGAGGACTGCTTGAGAAGAAGGAAGATGCTTCTTTGTTTTATGTGGATAAGAGTGTGTCACTGCTGGATGTTGGTAAGatcatgttatttaatttgaatgatattcttgataataaatatgtatattagcTTGTCTTTTGGTTTTACGGCCCTTCCTGACCTGGTCACGTACAGATTGTGATTGATACATGGAGAGGAAGTACTGCCAATTAGAGGGCTTTCCGAATCTTTGATGTCAGACTGGGTGGGTGTTTGACCAAAAGGCATTTCCTGTATTTCTGGCTCTGAAAATTGACCATGGCAGGGCTCATTGGTCTTCAATAGATCCCGCCTATTTCGTGTGCACATAGACCCATCTGGGCACTGACCAGTGTATGATCTTAAATTTAACTTGTCAACTACAGTGGCTGGTctccaagttttatttaattgttggaTCATTGTATTTTCTCCATATGTTAAGGGCTCTAGTGACCTTGCTTGTCTGTCATAATATTTCTTCCCCTTCTGTTTGTTATCTTGAATACCCTGCCTGACTATATTAGGAGATATCACCTTGGGCATCAGATTTTCGTTAGATGTTGGGAGGATAGAGCGCAATTGTCTGGCCATGTTTAACTGCGCAGGGCAATACCCTGACTCAAGAGGGGTGGTCCGGTATTCTAATATGCCAATAAAAGGATCACGCCCAGCTTCCTTAGCCTTTGTAAGGAGTTTCTTACAAACTGACACATATTTCTCACCTAGACCATTTGACTGACTGTGATAGGGACTAATTGTCTGGTGATTGAAGTCCCATTCTTTTGCAAAATCAGCGAACTCCTGAGAGATATAACAGGGACCACCATCAGATATAACCTTCTCACTAATTCCCCATCTGGCCATTATGCCTTTCATTCTGTTTATGACCGTGGTGCTTTTCATATTGGGCAATTCCTTGACCTCAAAATACCTGCTATAGTAATCCACTATCAGAAGATAGTTCCTGTTTTCCCAGGTGAATAGATCAGTGCCTATAATTTGCCATGGATAATCAGGAATCTCAAGGGGAATTAATGGCTCCTTTGGGTTTGAGTTTCTGTGTTTTAAACAGGTGTTGCATTTTAACACAAGATTGGTAATATCGGCCGATATTCCTGGCCAAAACATAACATCCCGGGCCCTTCTGAGACATTTCTCAACTCCCATGTGACCTGTGTGAATGAGTTCAAGCATCTGAGACTGCATTGATTTGGggatgattattttatttcctttcatGACTAACCCATCAATAGTAGTTAACTCATCACGGAAATTCCAGAAGGGCATTATCTGGGACGGACACATTTTTCTAGAGGTTGGCCAACCTTGAAGTATAGTCTGTTTCAACAATACTAAAGTCTCACCTTGACTTGTTTTGTCCTTCAATTCATTCAATTTTCTGTCAGATACAGGTAAATGAGACATAACCATAAATTATGTACCTGCATGTCCATGCCTTGTGACAATTCAGGGAACGTTTCATTTAGAAAGTTCCTGCTCAGTGTGTCTGCAACTGGTACTTGTTTGGATGGATAATGTTTGATGTCAAGATCATATTTCTGTAGCTGTAGTAGCATACACTGCAATCGTGCAGCAGCtgtgtttattgatttttttgaaaatagaaactaACGGCAAATGATCAGTTTGCACGTTGACTTTGTGACCATAAACAAAATGGTGGAACCGCTTGCAGCCGaacaaaatagcaaacattTCCTTCTCAATTTGTGCGTAATTGACCTCAGTTTGTGTGAGTGATTTTGATGCATATGCAAGTGGCTTCCCGTCTTGCATTATTGTTGCTCCGAGACCAAACTTGGAGGCATCAACTTGCAATGTTAATGGCTTGCTTTTGTCATAATAGGATGACCTGATTCGGGTCTgtgatgatttgtttcattttgtcaaatgcaTCACTTTGTGCAGTTTCCCAACAGAATTCAACTTCTTTAGACAGTAATTGTCTCAGAGGGGCTGTTACATCTGCCAAGTTTGGGGCAAATCTAGACAGATAGTTTACCATACCTAATATGGTTTCAAgttctgatttatttttggGTGGCTTCATTTTCTGTATAGCCTCTGTCTTTGAGGTTGATTTTTTCAAACCTTCTGATGTGAGAAGGTGACCAAAGTAGTCTACTTCTGATACCCCGACCTCGAGTTTGGTTTCGTTAAAACGAATTCCTTCATCATGAGACCTCTTTAGGACTGCTCTAAGATTGGAGTCATGTTCCTTTCTAGATGACCCATACACTAGTATGTCATCCGCGATGACAGCTACGCCACTAAGACCTTCAAGACAAGCATCAATCTTGACTTCAGACCAAAGGGAACTCGGACATATCGGTACATTCCATATAAGGTGTTAAAACATGTAAGGAACGATGACTCTCTCTCAAGTTTCAATGCCCAATAACCACTCCTAGCATCAAGCTTTGTGAAGTACTTTGCGCCTGAAAGCTGAGGCAATATATCATCCAGAGTTCGTAAAGGGTAATGTGGACGTTGAATGGCCTTATTCAAGTCACGCGGATCCAGACATATACAAATTTTGCCATTCGCTTTTTCGGCAATGACCATTGAACTAACCCAGTCAGTGGGTTCATTGACCTTTTCGATGACACCTAATGACTCCATGCGGAGTAACTCATCCTTGACTTTTTCTTGTAATGCTATAGGGACCTTTCTTGGGGGATGCACCACAGGCTGGACAGTGTGATCAATGTGAATCTTGCATTCACCGACTAGCAGACCAATGCCATCAAACACTTCCTTGTATTCCTTTAATACCATGTCCTTACCTTTAATACCATGTCCTTAGTGAGGGGGTTGACCTGGGAATCTGACATAACTGTGTATGTGAGATTTATGAGTTCAAAGTCAAGGGATGATTGAAGACTTAGCAAAGGACTTGAATGTGTGTCAACTACGTGAAAGTAAACATCCTTTCTTTGGCCAGTTCCAGGATGATTACACCTTAAAGTAATGCATCCCTTTACATTTAACATGCTTCCGTCATAGGCTGAAAGCTTTGAATATGAAGCTTCCAGAACTGACTTTACGCCTATGTCTCTAAAGGTTTTGTATGGCAATATATTCACTTGACTACCAATATCAATCTTGAACTGTACGGACAAATTGGAAGGACCTACCTTGAACTCTGCAAACACCTGCCCATTCCTAACAGTGGACTCCACATTGTCAATCACTAAATCCTTGAAATCGTGAGTACAAGAATTGTCATTGTCAATAACTTCATTTACACTTCTACAC
Coding sequences within:
- the LOC128209776 gene encoding uncharacterized protein C14orf119-like, yielding MSFTPTEKEIQCVVHWFSEWSHLQQRDFLKELLDKAIPCHLDSLFDSLQTMNVQDKPPNIFKCQIKLFKQWFDTWSHADKNTFLIKLREVNPDFVDEFDRQLSLQISLQNQEGET